A single region of the Rhipicephalus microplus isolate Deutch F79 chromosome 10, USDA_Rmic, whole genome shotgun sequence genome encodes:
- the LOC119181474 gene encoding uncharacterized protein LOC119181474 has protein sequence MATIAQTTEAPQTTETEAPSGARVVLRLRKPPARSRRHVAWTEGTVDNEHMNRLKSKCCCVYVKPHKFGESSSDSEEEECEHCRGHVERRQRNKERAGSAVVTATSETMSDGAVEDAPPALRRHVVWAADTVDNENMNKRKSKCCCIFEKQRQFGDSSSDSEADDCTHCRGHKEARSKKGANEAPLLQGQFMAHSDAS, from the coding sequence ATGGCCACCATCGCTCAAACTACCGAAGCTCCGCAAACGACCGAGACCGAGGCTCCCAGCGGAGCCCGCGTCGTGCTCAGGCTTAGGAAGCCGCCGGCCAGAAGCAGGCGCCACGTCGCCTGGACCGAGGGCACCGTCGATAACGAGCACATGAACCGGCTCAAGTCCAAGTGCTGTTGCGTGTACGTCAAGCCGCACAAGTTCGGTGAGAGCTCGAGTGACAGCGAGGAAGAAGAGTGCGAGCACTGCCGAGGCCACGTCGAGCGCAGGCAGAGGAATAAAGAGCGCGCTGGTAGTGCCGTCGTGACGGCGACCTCTGAGACGATGTCCGATGGCGCCGTCGAAGACGCACCGCCTGCCTTGAGGCGCCACGTCGTCTGGGCCGCCGACACTGTGGACAACGAGAACATGAACAAGCGCAAGTCCAAGTGCTGCTGCATCTTCGAGAAGCAGCGCCAATTTGGCGATAGCTCGTCGGACAGCGAGGCGGACGACTGCACCCACTGCCGTGGACACAAGGAAGCCAGGTCAAAGAAGGGCGCCAACGAGGCC